The region CGGTTTGGACCATGACAGGCAGCAGTACCAGGGTAAGAATGAAGCTTCTGGAATACCGGTTCCTGTATGTATGGACCACAGCCAGCACTGCCCCCAGCAGGACTGATGTAACGGTACAGAGCAAAAATTGTCCCATTGTAATACCGGCATTTACAGTTTCTGTCAATACACTATCAAGCACAGATTCTTCCTCCCTCCACAAACACGCCGTGATACAGGTACTCTTTATAATAGGCTCCGTATTTTGAGTAGGACACAGGAAAAAGCCCCATACCGGAAAACAGCCTGCTCATCCATAAAGGCATGGCTCCGGGAATTTTAACCTCCATCAGAATCTGGTTCTTATCCAGAAGCATTGTTCCATACACCCCGTTCTTCAGCTCCAGCCCGCTGCACCTGCAGCAGATATTCCGGTCAAAGGTAATCCTTAATTCCTCATTGTCCTTTCCGTAATATGCCACCCGCTCGTAGGCCACATAGGCCGCGGGTTTTAATTCATACCGATTCAGCACATAATCGATTTCCTTCAATATCTGGCTCTCCTCAGCCCACCGGATTCCATAATACAGATACTTTCTTGCCTGGCAAAGTGTCATGGGAATCCGGCGCTTGTATACCACCCCGTCAAACTTTTTCTTTAATTCCGCATATACCACGCTGTTGTCCGTCACCTTCCCATATGCCCTCAAACGCAGCTTTTCCTTATATTCCGGCTTCTCAATGGATTGCCTGACCAGCTCGTAATCCCGTGTGTCAAAGTAAATATTGGATAAGGTATGTTCCCCGTAATGATCTGCATTCATCTGTCGTTCCAGAACAGGTATCAGCGCATCGTGCTTTTTTTGGGTGAGCATATATTTTTTCTCATAGCGTTTAAATATTTCCTGAGTCATACGCATAGCCTCCTTCATCTTTTATGGCCTTTATCCTATCAGCCCAAGCTGAAACAGACCTTAAAAAAGTACGGAAAACCATGAGCTTTCTGTGAACGGTCCGGGGATTTTTTGTGAACTGACGGGAGATTTTCTATGAACTGACAGGGAATTTTCTGCAAACTGCCAAGATATTTCTATAAACATCCAGGATATTTCTAAACTGCCAAAATGTCCCAATAAGCCGTTCAATGCTTTTCATAAAACCATGCCCGGTTACGGACCATACAAATATATGCGAAAAATGGGGCCGGCACTTTCTCACCATGGTGCCTGATGAGAATGACCGCCTGGAACATATGTATGTGCCCGAATTCCACCCCCGTTCAAACGTTATCAGAAAGTCAGACACTGCTGGCAAAAGCAAAAAACGCCGCCGGTATCATCACCAATCCCGGCGGCTTTCCTCTCCCCTATCTTTCTACAGACTCCAGCTCAGACTTTTTCCCTGAAGCTCTGCCATGTGACGGTATATTCCTTTCTTCTCCATCAAATCCCCCGGTGTACCCTGCTCCGCCACATAACCATCCTTTAACACCACAATCCGGTCTGCTCCCGCCACAGTCCGCATCCGGTGCGCAATAATCAGCACAGTCTTATCCTTAACCAGATTGGATATGGCCTCCTGTACCAGAGTCTCATTTTCCACATCCAGCGACGCCGTGGCTTCATCCATGAGGATCACGGGGGCATTCTTTAAAAGGGCCCTGGCAATGGACAGCCGCTGCCGTTCCCCGCCGGACAGGGCGGAACCATTTTCCCCAATCCGCGTCTCATATCCGTTTGGGAGACGATGGATGAATTCCTCACACTGGGCTGCCCTGGCCGCTTCCATCACCTCCCGGTCTGATGCGCCTTTGCGCCCCAGGCGGATGTTCTCCATGATGGTATTGTTAAACAGGACCACATCCTGGAACACAATGGAAAAGCTTCTCAGCAGTGTCTCCGGCTCTATCCCGCTGATATCCGTGCCTCCCAGTGTAATTTTTCCTCTGTCAATATCCCAAAACCTGACGGCCAGCTTTGCGCTGGTGGATTTTCCGCCTCCCGACGGCCCTACCAGGGCTGTCACCTGTCCCTGCCTCGCTGTAAATGACACATCCTTTAAAACCTGTTCCCCGTCTTTATAGGAAAATCCCACATGGTCAAATACAATATCATATCCATCGTACACAGCTTCCCTGCTTCCCTGCAAAACAGGCTGCTCCTCAATCAGTTTCATCCGTTCCACCACCAGTAAGGCAGAGTACACAGCCGACAGGTTCTGCAGACAGCCGGTAAGAGGTCCGTACAGCCTGGTGGACGCCACCATAAACATGAGGAACAGCATAAAGCCGATGGAATGGGATGACAGAAGATCAGCTCCTACCAGTACTGTGGTAGCCATGCCGACTTTCAGGAACATCTGGGACGCTGTGACCATGGTGCCGTTGAACAGTTCCAGACGTATGGTGATGGATTCCACGTTCAGAATCTTCTGATCCAGCCCCCTCAGATACTCCTCCTGCAGATTGTTGGCCTTGATGTCCTGGATATTCTCAATGCACTCCTGGATTCCGTCCGAAGCAGCGATTTTTTTTCCCTTCTGCCTGCGCTCTACCCGGTCCACCATGGGTCTTGTACCTGCTGCCAGAAGAAAGGATACGGGAACCACCCACAGCACAGCCAGCCCCATCCGCCAGTCAGCCGCCAGAAGACACACTCCTATGAGCGCCGTGGATATGAAGGCCCCTATGAGTTCAGGAATAAAATGGGAAAATGCCTTTTCGATAAACGCACTGTCCGCCATAATGGTGGTGGTCAAATCCGCCATATCCCTTTTTCCAAAAAAAGACATGGGCAGGGTTCTGAGCCTCTCCGCCAGACGAATGCGCATATTGGCGCTTTCCGTATAGGATGCCACAAAGGTGGCGTCATACTGGATTCTCCAGAAAATGAATATTATAACCAGCAGCACAATGCAGACTGCCACATACCCGGCCATTCCCAGTGAAGGAGCCTGAAGCCCCACTAACGGGCCCAGAAGCCGTTCCATGAAGAGGAACAGGATGCCCATGGGGAATATCAGCCCCATATTGGTGATAGCACAGGAAAATATGGCCTTTGTCAGATCCCTTCCTCCCTGTTCGCTCAATGCGAATTTTTTCTGCAGATACTTGCTCATGCCTTTCCACCTACCTTCCACTCTACTGATGTCTGGTAATCCTTCCACATTCTTGCATACAGCCCCCGGGCCTTCAGAAGTTCATCATGGCTTCCCTGTTCAGCCACCCGGCCTTCCTCCATCACGAAGATTCGGTGGGCCCGGCACACCGTAGACAGCCTGTGGGCAATCATTATCACAGTCTTGCCTTCCACCAGCTTCTCAAATGCCTGCTGAATCAGATATTCATTGTCAGGGTCCGCAAACGCCGTGGCCTCATCCAGAAGCACAATGGGAGCGTCCTTTAAGATTGCCCTGGCCAGTGCGATTCTCTGCATTTCACCGCCTGACAGGTACACGCCTTTGGTTCCAACCACCGTATCCAGACCCTGGGGCATCTTCTCAATGATGTCCTCACATCTGGCTGCCTTCAAGGCCCTCATGACTTCCTCCTTATCTGCCTCTGGTTTTGCCGCCCGTATGTTGTTCAACAGACTGTCCTTAAAGAGATGGCTGTCCTGGAATACAAAGCTGACCTGCTTCATCAGCTCCTTTGTCCCTATGTCCCTCACATCCACCCCGCCGATACATATGCTTCCCTGGTCCACATCAAAAAACCTTGGAATCAGGCTGACCAGAGTGGTCTTACCGCTTCCGGAGGCCCCTACCATAGCTGTGGCGGCTCCCTGCGGTACAGTAAGGGACACATGCTCCAGGGCATTTACACCGTCCTTGTTATAGGAAAATGAGACGTCCTTAATCTCAATCGTGTGATTTTCAGGCTTCCTGGGAACAGCGGGCTCGGGAAGGGGCTTCTCCCTGATAACATTCAGTATCCGCTCCATGGCGTCATTGGCAGCCATGGTATTTTCACTGGTCCACATGATTTTGTCCATCATGGTCACGCAGACAGGGGCAAACAGGATGTAAAAAACCAGATCCAGGGCCGTGGTCACAAAGTCCTGACCGCCCGCCGCATCCCCTGCAAGAAGAAGCCCCGCGGGTATGAGAACGGCAAATATGCCGTTGATGCTGACCGAATAGCAGCACATGGGAATTCTGAGGGACAGAGTATAATTCACAGCCCAGTTCTTATAGCGCATGATGGAATCATGAAAGCTCTTAAAGGAAAAAATGCTCTGCTGGAATGTCTTTACCACAGGTATTCCACGCACATACTCCACGGCCTCGTTGTTCATGTCCTCCAGGGCATTCTGGTACTGCCTCATGCACTCTGCCATTCCCGTCCCCATCATCCTGCTGAGGAAAAATGTACCCACCGCCATGGGAATGAGGCTGATCAGACCAAATCTCCAGTCAAACACCAAAAGAAGTACCAGCACTGCCGCAGGCGTCACCAATGCTCCTGCCAAATCCGGCAGCTGATGGGCCAGATATGTTTCTGTCTGTCCTGCCCCGTCGTCAATGATACGGCGCAGCTTTCCGCTTCCGGTCCCTTTGAAATAGCCAATGGGCAGTTCTGCCAGGTGGTGAAGGGCAGCCGTCTTCATATTTCTGGCTGTCCGGAAGGCCGAAAGATGGGTACACATAAGGGCCCCAAAATAAATAAGCATACTCAGGAGCGAGGAAGCCACCGCCATCCACCCCCAGTAAACCAGCGTTCCGCCGGCCAGTCCTCCCGGCCAGTTCAGGACAGCCAGCTTTATCACCTTCCACATGCACAGATACGGCACCAGCGCTATAACCGCGCTGATACCCGACAGAATGCACCCTGTCCCCGTAAGGTATTTATACTTCCCCGCAAAGGTCATCAAAGTCACCTTATCTGTATCGGGAAGCCGTGTCATAATATGTTTCCTGCTGCCATCCACTTTTTCATCCTCCTTTTTTTGTTAGTTATAACTAACTTATTGTTTTAAAAGTAAGGCTGTCAGGCTTCTGCCTTCCGGCTTTCTGCCCTCAAGCCCCATCCCTTACTCATCCAACTCCATGATGCGCACCCACCCCGCATGCTGAAAACGGCTTAATGTGACAGCACAGGTAACCGCCTGTTCCCTTGGCAGGCCGTGAGACACAAATTCATGGAGCTGCTGAAAAAAGGACCTGCACAGAATATGAATCAGCGTGCCGCTCATCCCTTCAGCCGAATACCCCAAAGATTCCATGGTCTTTATAAAATCCCGGCAGGACTGCTCCTCCACTGCGGCCAGCCTGTCAAAATAGCGGTCCCTGGCTTCCGGCGCGCCGCAGCACAGAAGCAGCTTAAAAACCTCAAAATGGTCATAGATATAATTCACCATCCAGGGTATGTACTGCTCTGTAATCTCATTCAGCCGGGCCGGCTGCTGTTCAGGAGGCAGCGCGGCAAAGTCCCTGTGCACCTTATCGTACAGAGCCAGCAGTTCCTCCGCCGTGTCCGAGGTCAGTGCGTCAAACAATGCTTCCTTTCCCGGAAAATAGCCGTATATGGCTCCGGTTGTCACCGATGCCTCCTTTGCGATCCTCCTGAGCGACGCCTTCTCATATCCGTATGTGAGAAATTCTTTCCTGCCTCCAATATGGCAGTAACCGTACTGTTGTCCCGGACCCCCATGCCGATCATTGCACCCCCTCTATGCATCCCTATAACACTGTTATATAACATCGTTATTATGTTACAAAAAAAGGCATCCGTCAATACATATAACAGATACCTTTTATCATTAAACCGTATTTTGAGTATTTTGAAAAAACTTCTCTAATAAACCGTCAAAACCCCTTTGGGAATCAGGTTACTCCAGCGCCATGTCCGGAGCCGTCAGCCTCTTCCTCCGGGCAGGCCGAGGCTGTGAGATATCCTACGCCTTCCCCAATAACTCCGTCACTTCCTCCAGGCTCTTTCTTCCAAAGTAAACCTGGGTATCATTTATCACCATGCAGGGAACGCTCATGATTTTATACTTCCTTTTCAGCTCCGGATAATGCATCAAATCTACGTCCTCTCTTTCCAGCCTGAAGGCCGGCAATAGCTGTCCGGCAGCCTGCCTTCTCTCCCTTTCATCCGGGCCCAAATGTTCACGAATACAGGAAATCCTGTCTGTCAGTCCTTCCAATTCTCCTAAAAATCCGCTCATCTCTCCTGACAGCGGACTGTCATCCAGCGCCGCCCGTATGATGACCCTTTTCTCAAATCCGGGAAACAGGCCGGACAGCTGCC is a window of Enterocloster clostridioformis DNA encoding:
- a CDS encoding polyphosphate polymerase domain-containing protein, whose product is MTQEIFKRYEKKYMLTQKKHDALIPVLERQMNADHYGEHTLSNIYFDTRDYELVRQSIEKPEYKEKLRLRAYGKVTDNSVVYAELKKKFDGVVYKRRIPMTLCQARKYLYYGIRWAEESQILKEIDYVLNRYELKPAAYVAYERVAYYGKDNEELRITFDRNICCRCSGLELKNGVYGTMLLDKNQILMEVKIPGAMPLWMSRLFSGMGLFPVSYSKYGAYYKEYLYHGVFVEGGRICA
- a CDS encoding ABC transporter ATP-binding protein codes for the protein MSKYLQKKFALSEQGGRDLTKAIFSCAITNMGLIFPMGILFLFMERLLGPLVGLQAPSLGMAGYVAVCIVLLVIIFIFWRIQYDATFVASYTESANMRIRLAERLRTLPMSFFGKRDMADLTTTIMADSAFIEKAFSHFIPELIGAFISTALIGVCLLAADWRMGLAVLWVVPVSFLLAAGTRPMVDRVERRQKGKKIAASDGIQECIENIQDIKANNLQEEYLRGLDQKILNVESITIRLELFNGTMVTASQMFLKVGMATTVLVGADLLSSHSIGFMLFLMFMVASTRLYGPLTGCLQNLSAVYSALLVVERMKLIEEQPVLQGSREAVYDGYDIVFDHVGFSYKDGEQVLKDVSFTARQGQVTALVGPSGGGKSTSAKLAVRFWDIDRGKITLGGTDISGIEPETLLRSFSIVFQDVVLFNNTIMENIRLGRKGASDREVMEAARAAQCEEFIHRLPNGYETRIGENGSALSGGERQRLSIARALLKNAPVILMDEATASLDVENETLVQEAISNLVKDKTVLIIAHRMRTVAGADRIVVLKDGYVAEQGTPGDLMEKKGIYRHMAELQGKSLSWSL
- a CDS encoding ABC transporter ATP-binding protein, with the translated sequence MDGSRKHIMTRLPDTDKVTLMTFAGKYKYLTGTGCILSGISAVIALVPYLCMWKVIKLAVLNWPGGLAGGTLVYWGWMAVASSLLSMLIYFGALMCTHLSAFRTARNMKTAALHHLAELPIGYFKGTGSGKLRRIIDDGAGQTETYLAHQLPDLAGALVTPAAVLVLLLVFDWRFGLISLIPMAVGTFFLSRMMGTGMAECMRQYQNALEDMNNEAVEYVRGIPVVKTFQQSIFSFKSFHDSIMRYKNWAVNYTLSLRIPMCCYSVSINGIFAVLIPAGLLLAGDAAGGQDFVTTALDLVFYILFAPVCVTMMDKIMWTSENTMAANDAMERILNVIREKPLPEPAVPRKPENHTIEIKDVSFSYNKDGVNALEHVSLTVPQGAATAMVGASGSGKTTLVSLIPRFFDVDQGSICIGGVDVRDIGTKELMKQVSFVFQDSHLFKDSLLNNIRAAKPEADKEEVMRALKAARCEDIIEKMPQGLDTVVGTKGVYLSGGEMQRIALARAILKDAPIVLLDEATAFADPDNEYLIQQAFEKLVEGKTVIMIAHRLSTVCRAHRIFVMEEGRVAEQGSHDELLKARGLYARMWKDYQTSVEWKVGGKA
- a CDS encoding TetR/AcrR family transcriptional regulator, whose product is MGGRKEFLTYGYEKASLRRIAKEASVTTGAIYGYFPGKEALFDALTSDTAEELLALYDKVHRDFAALPPEQQPARLNEITEQYIPWMVNYIYDHFEVFKLLLCCGAPEARDRYFDRLAAVEEQSCRDFIKTMESLGYSAEGMSGTLIHILCRSFFQQLHEFVSHGLPREQAVTCAVTLSRFQHAGWVRIMELDE
- a CDS encoding thioredoxin family protein, which translates into the protein MSGFLGELEGLTDRISCIREHLGPDERERRQAAGQLLPAFRLEREDVDLMHYPELKRKYKIMSVPCMVINDTQVYFGRKSLEEVTELLGKA